In Coccidioides posadasii str. Silveira chromosome 4, complete sequence, one genomic interval encodes:
- a CDS encoding uncharacterized protein (EggNog:ENOG410PS1G~COG:K~BUSCO:1991at33183) — MENLTWRMMAMSLRREREQAQVRCAHQARSPSPSRIPPHDHTMPQHALAAHSDPMNVDDCLVFSRGSSTTFSPSPPVEQHAFEQNHAVASAIPIKTKEQDGSPAGIVMPASFPHAPQDDRRNTEFSYVPRRVRKTSVDERMTRKRPADASPLVTPINSLLIPNDPDFDSAMEDYSLDQSHPAFSIGNQTSPTATLDLDTFQVTEDQLITSAGPFSQNFTFSPTESPLLANAAFQNIYNHTPMGSSLNSTDLYSPPASGYQSTVSTPHLGLDNEHSMYFDHAPADIRVQRQMGSFHAAGPSNLSGPSNPRYPYARDQAFGVGTSAVTAGSMHASSLSMQQQPSPSYILAPQSFRATQPHRSIGRGNGNQMFTFGGDSDNDDDSGTSFPGRSMAMRAEQPFANGSCNLAPGLEWANQFNSVPGFHPQHRKQATIAGAEFQSASREWDQGGSLGRGHGSAASVSEIRNREQDPRRQKIPRTISTPNTAQLLQQGQNSQPRTTPNSPRGSAISSNNPSRPASPGPAKATEQPNAPTTCANCFTQTTPLWRRNPEGQPLCNACGLFLKLHGVVRPLSLKTDVIKKRNRGGGNNMAGGTSSRASKKISRKNSVQQQQQAASSSAAGKMNVGEPSTPVTSSIPAAFTGSSKPGVIPIAAAPPKPSSVPTTVPSNAAQARVPVQVTPRRIRRVEKPPGPSFAQSFGAEMRDVREDNSKTPTLSHRIPGMSQVAYSRPPPAAMDPAHHSLAAGAAPSNSQEWEWLTMSL; from the exons ATGGAGAACTTAACCTGGCGTATGATGGCCATGAGCTTACGGAGAGAGCGGGAACAAGCGCAGGTCCG ATGTGCACACCAGGCAAGATCCCCATCGCCAAGCCGAATACCACCTCACGACCATACCATGCCCCAACATGCCCTTGCAGCGCACTCGGACCCGATGAACGTCGATGACTGTCTCGTCTTCTCTCGGGGCTCTTCGACAACATTCTCCCCGTCCCCGCCCGTGGAACAACATGCTTTTGAGCAAAATCATGCCGTAGCCTCCGCTATTCCTATCAAGACCAAAGAGCAAGATGGATCGCCTGCTGGTATTGTCATGCCTGCCTCCTTTCCGCATGCGCCACAAGATGATCGTCGGAATACCGAATTTAGTTACGTTCCCCGGCGGGTTCGAAAGACAAGCGTGGATGAACGAATG aCTCGAAAACGACCGGCCGATGCCTCCCCGCTTGTAACCCCCATAAACAGCCTGCTCATACCCAATGATCCCGACTTCGATTCCGCGATGGAGGACTATTCCCTCGACCAATCCCACCCTGCTTTCTCAATTGGCAACCAGACCTCTCCAACTGCGACACTGGATTTGGATACATTCCAAGTCACCGAGGACCAATTAATCACTTCGGCAGGCCCGTTCAGCCAAAACTTTACATTCTCTCCTACAGAATCCCCGCTCTTGGCCAATGCAGCCTTTCAAAATATATACAACCATACCCCTATGGGTTCCTCGCTGAACTCGACAGATCTTTACTCCCCACCCGCATCAGGGTATCAATCCACTGTCTCTACTCCCCATCTTGGCCTTGACAACGAGCATTCAATGTATTTTGACCATGCTCCCGCTGATATCCGGGTCCAGCGTCAAATGGGAAGTTTCCATGCGGCTGGTCCTTCTAACCTCTCGGGCCCTAGTAACCCTCGTTATCCATATGCTCGGGATCAGGCATTCGGGGTTGGAACTAGTGCCGTCACAGCGGGTTCCATGCACGCTTCTTCCTTATCAATGCAGCAGCAACCAAGTCCAAGCTATATCCTTGCTCCACAATCCTTCCGGGCTACACAGCCCCACCGCTCCATCGGCCGCGGGAATGGAAATCAAATGTTTACATTTGGAGGCGACTCagataatgatgatgatagtGGAACTTCTTTTCCTGGAAGAAGCATGGCAATGCGAGCTGAGCAGCCTTTTGCTAACGGATCTTGCAACCTTGCCCCTGGCCTAGAATGGGCTAACCAATTTAATTCCGTGCCTGGCTTCCATCCACAACACCGCAAACAGGCCACGATAGCAGGTGCAGAATTCCAAAGCGCCAGCCGAGAGTGGGACCAAGGAGGCAGCCTTGGTCGTGGACATGGATCTGCAGCGTCAGTGAGTGAAATTCGGAACCGCGAGCAGGATCCTCGGAGACAAAAAATTCCTCGGACTATTTCCACGCCGAACACCGCTCAACTCCTACAGCAAGGACAAAATAGTCAGCCACGCACAACGCCAAACTCCCCCCGCGGGTCTGCCATAAGCAGTAACAATCCCTCCCGACCAGCTAGCCCAGGCCCCGCGAAAGCCACAGAACAGCCAAACGCACCTACGACCTGCGCCAACTGTTTTACTCAAACAACTCCTCTATGGCGTCGTAATCCAGAGGGCCAGCCGCTTTGTAATGCTTGCGGGTTGTTCTTGAAGCTTCATGGAGTTGTACGACCGCTATCTTTGAAAACGGACGTGATAAAGAAGCGGAACCGTGGAGGTGGGAATAACATGGCAGGAGGGACGAGTTCGAGAGCGTCAAAGAAAATCTCTCGCAAAAACTCtgtgcagcagcagcagcaggctGCTTCTAGCAGCGCTGCCGGAAAAATGAACGTTGGAGAGCCGTCCACTCCTGTGACTAGCAGTATCCCAGCAGCATTTACTGGATCAAGTAAGCCTGGTGTGATTCCTATTGCTGCTGCTCCTCCTAAACCGTCAAGCGTTCCGACCACTGTCCCAAGCAATGCTGCACAAGCACGAGTGCCAGTGCAAGTGACACCCCGACGCATAAGACGGGTTGAAAAGCCGCCAGGCCCTTCTTTCGCCCAAAGCTTTGGGGCCGAAATGCGAGATGTCAGGGAGGATAACAGTAAGACTCCTACTCTGTCGCACCGAATTCCCGGGATGTCTCAAGTGGCATATTCCCGGCCACCACCTGCCGCAATGGACCCTGCTCATCACAGTCTTGCTGCAGGCGCTGCTCCAAGCAATAGTCAAGAGTGGGAGTGGCTCACGATGAGTCTATAA
- a CDS encoding uncharacterized protein (EggNog:ENOG410PP1I~COG:K) has product MPDSLAPSYGQNAVYPSPLSPSPALSASSAQQQAHDQQQPQSQSQQPPQHPPQSHQPPMAQSYTNPTSGPIQPQSASQANHLDPYGQKYAYGGSQHSPTPSNYNLFQSGPSSVHPSSSSASSARVPGMPVPYPLDTQQPLPQFTRPYPSYSLPAMNGPVMSNIHSPNNQMALIGSMQPNLLPGFSSGHAASLHHVYSGHPHPHAHHFNSLVPPPQNDRPFRCDLCPQSFNRNHDLKRHKRIHLAVKPFPCHHCDKSFSRKDALKRHILVKGCGKDPASDTSTSSSTTRSTSASVVGTAVKK; this is encoded by the exons ATGCCGGACAGCCTAGCACCATCTTACGGTCAAAACGCCGTGTATCCTTCTCCGCTTTCTCCCTCGCCAGCACTCTCTGCTTCCTCAGCTCAGCAACAAGCTCACGACCAGCAGCAGCCACAATCTCAAAGCCAGCAACCACCACAGCACCCTCCTCAATCACACCAACCTCCAATGGCCCAGAGCTACACGAACCCAACCAGCGGGCCTATCCAACCGCAATCTGCATCCCAGGCAAATCATCTTGATCCTTATGGGCAAAAATATGCTTATGGAGGTTCACAACATTCCCCAACTCCATCAAACTACAACCTTTTCCAGAGTGGGCCGTCTTCAGTACACCCCTCAAGCTCCAGTGCATCATCTGCAAGGGTGCCCGGAATGCCAGTCCCTTATCCTCTCGATACTCAACAGCCGCTACCACAATTTACACGTCCGTACCCGTCCTACTCGCTTCCGGCTATGAACGGCCCCGTTATGAGCAACATCCATAGCCCTAACAATCAAATGGCGCTAATAGGCTCCATGCAACCCAACCTTCTTCCTGGCTTCAGTAGCGGTCATGCTGCTAGTTTACATCATGTGTACAGCGGGCATCCCCATCCGCACGCACATCACTTTAATAGTCTTGTTCCACCTCCACAAAATGACCGACCATTCAGATGTGATCTGTGCCCACAAAGCTTCAATAGAAATCATGACTTGAAACGACATAAGAGGATACATCTGGCTGTAAAGCCATTCCCGTGCCATCATTGTGACAAGAGCTTCTCTAGAAAGGATGCCCTCAAG AGACACATTCTTGTGAAAGGCTGTGGCAAAGACCCTGCATCTGACACAAGTACCTCTTCAAGCACAACCAGGTCAACTTCAGCATCAGTTGTGGGTACGGCTGTGAAAAAGTGA
- a CDS encoding uncharacterized protein (EggNog:ENOG410PQE0~COG:S~BUSCO:8688at33183) has protein sequence MEASTGGTADKKRNKLGYHRTSVACVHCRRRKIRCLLAPDDAQGRCENCIRLKKECHFYPVDQQPPVEKRSRAGSKAEPPTPDASMVTTPTLLGRGPMMEQKDSYFPYPSIPVNATPDMATFNPGTYGATTMSPYSPDPTTALSSVQSLAQPATWDASSIYDQQVSSVPPPLQASSPTGAIWDQSTPMTTPISSISALSATASPTGLVPPNVTGNSAFGIVTDATAWNLQPSTMPLSSPEVTAPGYTAQLHAPLPSEYKPHIGNPARMYSVPMSVPVSGIQPPHNVPVSYDVQQQSLAYNTWSNMAPADISTSNQPIVPGIPDPMAPWYGDSGVPYAHMKQDAPIVTSPLQPFDPGVPHPMQKP, from the exons ATGGAGGCCTCAACCGGCGGCACTGCAGACAAGAAACGAAACAAACTCGGATACCATAGAACCTCCGTTGCTTGCG TCCACTGCAGACGAAGGAAGATCCGGTGTTTACTTGCTCCCGATGACGCCCAAGGACGATGCGAGAACTGCATCCGCCTGAAGAAAGAATGCCATTTTTACCCAGTGGACCAACAACCACCGGTGGAGAAAAGAAGTCGCGCAGGATCCAAAGCAGAACCCCCAACGCCGGACGCGTCGATGGTCACCACTCCCACACTTCTCGGCCGCGGGCCGATGATGGAGCAGAAAGATTCCTATTTCCCGTATCCTTCAATCCCCGTGAACGCGACTCCGGACATGGCGACCTTCAACCCTGGTACCTACGGGGCCACGACAATGTCGCCATACTCACCAG ACCCCACCACAGCTCTCAGCTCCGTGCAATCCTTAGCCCAACCAGCGACATGGGATGCTTCTTCCATTTACGATCAGCAGGTTTCTAGCGTCCCTCCCCCGCTCCAGGCGAGTTCACCGACAGGTGCCATTTGGGATCAAAGTACGCCAATGACCACTCCTATTTCTTCTATCTCTGCATTGAGTGCTACTGCAAGTCCTACAGGACTCGTTCCACCCAACGTTACAGGAAATTCCGCGTTTGGCATCGTGACAGACGCGACAGCTTGGAACCTGCAACCCAGCACCATGCCCCTCTCAAGTCCTGAGGTTACTGCCCCAGGGTACACGGCCCAGTTACATGCACCATTACCTTCGGAGTATAAGCCTCATATTGGAAACCCTGCCCGGATGTATTCAGTTCCTATGAGCGTGCCCGTTTCCGGAATCCAACCACCGCACAACGTTCCTGTTTCATATGACGTTCAGCAGCAGTCTTTGGCCTACAATACCTGGAGCAACATGGCTCCTGCAGATATTTCTACTTCCAACCAGCCAATTGTTCCGGGAATCCCAGATCCCATGGCCCCTTGGTACGGAGACAGTGGGGTCCCGTACGCCCACATGAAGCAAGATGCGCCGATTGTGACCAGCCCACTGCAGCCGTTTGACCCTGGCGTTCCACATCCGATGCAAAAACCATAA
- a CDS encoding uncharacterized protein (EggNog:ENOG410PSZT), which yields MLASNTDVSTPSTNPSTRRLLLFSCINNAVAIFSHDNDERSLRSPPQLGDLAPSTMRIVVKGLGVDIHVLVGRKIVGNQRTHMGWFGIVEGCVYREYMRREGMAIIE from the coding sequence ATGCTGGCATCGAATACAGATGTATCCACACCTTCAACAAATCCATCCACCCGccgcctcctcctcttctcctGCATCAACAACGCCGTTGCTATTTTTTCCCACGACAATGATGAGAGATCGCTACGATCCCCGCCCCAACTGGGCGATCTAGCACCGAGCACGATGAGGATTGTGGTTAAAGGACTGGGCGTGGACATTCATGTTTTAGTTGGGAGGAAGATTGTTGGAAATCAACGGACGCACATGGGGTGGTTTGGAATAGTGGAAGGATGTGTTTACCGCGAGTATATGAGGAGGGAGGGTATGGCGATCATAGAATAA
- a CDS encoding uncharacterized protein (EggNog:ENOG410PP1I~COG:K) yields the protein MGAAFDALSMQQSLGQRRPASATFPSFELPNPQAQQSSQPKHPLHSSVNAGQPTIGGVKVGNLLTPPENSTSDTPGQVQPYSQAYWPTASYSLAPGRNTSHSSAMPDSLAPSYGQNAVYPSPLSPSPALSASSAQQQAHDQQQPQSQSQQPPQHPPQSHQPPMAQSYTNPTSGPIQPQSASQANHLDPYGQKYAYGGSQHSPTPSNYNLFQSGPSSVHPSSSSASSARVPGMPVPYPLDTQQPLPQFTRPYPSYSLPAMNGPVMSNIHSPNNQMALIGSMQPNLLPGFSSGHAASLHHVYSGHPHPHAHHFNSLVPPPQNDRPFRCDLCPQSFNRNHDLKRHKRIHLAVKPFPCHHCDKSFSRKDALKRHILVKGCGKDPASDTSTSSSTTRSTSASVVGTAVKK from the exons ATGGGGGCGGCTTTTGACGCACTTAGTATGCAACAATCCTTAGGGCAACGAAGACCGGCCTCTGCAACCTTCCCCAGCTTTGAACTCCCCAACCCCCAGGCCCAGCAGTCGTCCCAGCCGAAACATCCACTGCATTCGAGTGTAAACGCAGGGCAGCCTACCATAGGCGGTGTAAAAGTCGGAAATCTTTTAACCCCACCAGAGAACTCAACATCGGATACTCCTGGCCAAGTTCAGCCATATTCACAAGCTTACTGGCCAACGGCCTCATACAGTCTTGCTCCTG GTCGCAATACTTCACACTCATCAGCGATGCCGGACAGCCTAGCACCATCTTACGGTCAAAACGCCGTGTATCCTTCTCCGCTTTCTCCCTCGCCAGCACTCTCTGCTTCCTCAGCTCAGCAACAAGCTCACGACCAGCAGCAGCCACAATCTCAAAGCCAGCAACCACCACAGCACCCTCCTCAATCACACCAACCTCCAATGGCCCAGAGCTACACGAACCCAACCAGCGGGCCTATCCAACCGCAATCTGCATCCCAGGCAAATCATCTTGATCCTTATGGGCAAAAATATGCTTATGGAGGTTCACAACATTCCCCAACTCCATCAAACTACAACCTTTTCCAGAGTGGGCCGTCTTCAGTACACCCCTCAAGCTCCAGTGCATCATCTGCAAGGGTGCCCGGAATGCCAGTCCCTTATCCTCTCGATACTCAACAGCCGCTACCACAATTTACACGTCCGTACCCGTCCTACTCGCTTCCGGCTATGAACGGCCCCGTTATGAGCAACATCCATAGCCCTAACAATCAAATGGCGCTAATAGGCTCCATGCAACCCAACCTTCTTCCTGGCTTCAGTAGCGGTCATGCTGCTAGTTTACATCATGTGTACAGCGGGCATCCCCATCCGCACGCACATCACTTTAATAGTCTTGTTCCACCTCCACAAAATGACCGACCATTCAGATGTGATCTGTGCCCACAAAGCTTCAATAGAAATCATGACTTGAAACGACATAAGAGGATACATCTGGCTGTAAAGCCATTCCCGTGCCATCATTGTGACAAGAGCTTCTCTAGAAAGGATGCCCTCAAG AGACACATTCTTGTGAAAGGCTGTGGCAAAGACCCTGCATCTGACACAAGTACCTCTTCAAGCACAACCAGGTCAACTTCAGCATCAGTTGTGGGTACGGCTGTGAAAAAGTGA
- a CDS encoding uncharacterized protein (EggNog:ENOG410Q59Y) codes for MESSSSPAIRAIDVPEYTKGRLSHDCPSFLELPTDIHVQLASYLGYRDLQMLRATNTYFRSIYSDFEIAQSREEYIRTLLDQEIKEALMDRQRDFNLEVYGFSRDFGYHDPRLTCYSCLRRLPEQDFADTQVTRRRRKGHADAYKRFCTECAIRGNKWEPGITLSFQGREMVYCRRCRSIRRIPVYDPMKMVGLCQECCDATGISDFHRSDILDWYAGKILIERFFTRYSNSRVVIPEEDWLKLESELSELGSLRRSYVS; via the coding sequence ATGGAGAGCTCATCCTCCCCAGCCATCAGGGCAATCGATGTACCAGAGTACACCAAAGGGCGTTTAAGTCATGATTGTCCCTCCTTCCTCGAGTTACCTACAGATATACATGTCCAACTAGCCTCTTACCTGGGTTATCGTGACCTTCAAATGCTCCGCGCAACCAACACCTACTTCCGCTCCATATACTCTGACTTCGAGATCGCCCAATCCAGAGAAGAATATATCCGGACCTTACTGgatcaagaaataaaagaggCGCTAATGGACCGGCAGAGAGATTTTAATCTCGAGGTATATGGGTTCAGTCGGGATTTTGGATATCATGACCCGCGACTAACATGCTATTCTTGTCTTCGGCGTTTGcctgaacaagattttgcCGATACCCAGGTGACGCGACGACGGAGGAAAGGACACGCTGATGCCTATAAAAGATTTTGTACCGAATGTGCGATCAGAGGTAATAAATGGGAACCTGGTATCACCTTGAGCTTTCAAGGCCGAGAAATGGTATACTGCCGACGTTGCCGTAGTATTAGACGAATTCCAGTGTATGATCCCATGAAGATGGTTGGACTCTGTCAGGAATGCTGTGATGCAACAGGGATTTCGGACTTTCACAGGTCGGATATTCTAGATTGGTATGCTGGCAAGATTCTCATCGAACGATTTTTTACCAGATATTCTAACTCGAGGGTCGTAATTCCCGAAGAAGACTGGCTGAAGTTGGAAAGCGAGCTGTCGGAGTTGGGGTCTTTACGTAGGTCATATGTGAGTTAG